One window from the genome of Tachypleus tridentatus isolate NWPU-2018 chromosome 11, ASM421037v1, whole genome shotgun sequence encodes:
- the LOC143232057 gene encoding carnosine N-methyltransferase-like, whose protein sequence is MAGAVCRDVVEEENEDRKHFKRILNAFRCYRINSLQRLYKTSLYFETLPVAHQYVLKSYKQHLDKIRKCIDQNNEVIKLIINDVAHMFENTDHTADVKTSCDANVKFSDMDKVQSLLRQFVREWSKEGEQEREACFKPILDELTYRFSKDQCNPQEIQVLVPGAGLGRLAYEIARHGYTCQGNEFSLFMLFASNYILNKCKGINLHCIHPWIHQSCNHFSSSDQTRPAYFPDVNPSDIPSQVDFSMAAGDFLQVYTEPGTWDCIVTCFFLDTANNIVSYIETIYHILRKGGYWINLGPLLYHYADLPDENSIEPSYEDVKKVILSYNFDILKEQTGLKTPYTQNPRSMMFHEYRSVFFVCRKTES, encoded by the exons aTGGCAGGAGCAGTGTGTAGGGACGTGGTGGAAGAAGAAAATGAAGATCGAAAGCATTTTAAACGTATATTAAATGCATTTAGATGTTACAG aattaacTCATTGCAGAGGCTGTATAAAACCTCATTGTACTTTGAAACTCTGCCAGTAGCTCATCAGTATGTCCTCAAGAGCTATAAGCAACATTTAGATAAAATACGAAAATGTATTGACCAGAATAATGAAGTAATCAAGCTTATTATAAATGATGTGGCCCACATGTTTGAGAATACAGACCATACAGCTGATGTT AAGACATCATGTGATGCTAATGTGAAGTTTTCTGACATGGATAAAGTACAAAGTCTACTGAGACAATTTGTCAGGGAATGGAGCAAAGAAGGAGAGCAAGAGAGGGAAGCATGTTTTAAACCTATACTAGATGAATTGACATACAGATTTTCAAAAGATCAGTG TAATCCTCAAGAAATTCAAGTTCTTGTGCCGGGAGCTGGACTTGGTCGTTTAGCATATGAAATAGCTCGTCATGGGTACACTTGTCAAGGAAATGAGTTCAGCCTATTTATGCTTTTTGCATCAAACTACATTCTGAACAA GTGTAAAGGTATAAACTTACATTGCATTCATCCATGGATCCACCAGTCTTGTAACCACTTCTCTTCCAGTGATCAAACCCGACCAGCTTATTTTCCTGATGTAAATCCTTCAGATATTCCATCACAAGTAGACTTTTCTATGGCAGCAGGAGATTTTCTACAGGTGTATACTGAACCTG GTACCTGGGATTGTATAGTTACTTGTTTCTTCCTTGACACAGCCAATAATATTGTTTCTTACATTGAAACTATTtaccatattttaagaaaaggaGGCTATTGGATCAATCTTGGTCCTTTGCTGTATCATTATGCTGACCTGCCTGATGAAAATTCTATAGAACCTAGCTATGAGGACGTGAAAAAAGTCATTCTCTCTTATAACTTTGACATACTG AAAGAACAAACAGGGTTGAAAACACCATACACACAAAACCCTCGATCCATGATGTTCCATGAGTATCgaagtgtgttttttgtttgcagAAAGACAGAATCCTAA